A stretch of Argiope bruennichi chromosome 10, qqArgBrue1.1, whole genome shotgun sequence DNA encodes these proteins:
- the LOC129987764 gene encoding uncharacterized protein LOC129987764 — MKSCISCRCIWLCFKALSGGVLLIAIGVGMTVFGFYADTFAVQEQLDEDTNTTVHVVNEHLKLHIHNLTYVGPVFMGLGGMMIVAACVLIDAQEDAEARAARRRASDAEGTEQLIAKAEPCNGPFYSLDLPPAKVPDKGGGQEVVTVAEVVALPNGPNTPRPPLPLPVSPTETSSSLSSPPLKVAVRQKKKRKNSSSTFSFLSPLFDVPSPQDIQILDPDGCTPDAGFSLEMDVLNTIKCHPPPRLQLEPRYLASIESDGLSDSDTAETEFSGSLKGRFCSEGQDMPLLGRCSPPSSPEYPMEPLLKRDRTGLRRFQLMRQVPHNSRTLFDGPSSEGGSR; from the coding sequence ATGAAGAGTTGCATCTCGTGCCGCTGCATCTGGCTCTGCTTCAAGGCGCTGAGCGGCGGCGTTCTTCTGATCGCCATCGGCGTCGGCATGACCGTCTTCGGCTTCTACGCCGACACCTTCGCCGTCCAGGAGCAGCTCGACGAGGACACCAACACCACCGTTCACGTGGTCAACGAGCACCTCAAGCTGCACATCCACAACCTCACGTACGTGGGGCCCGTGTTCATGGGACTAGGGGGGATGATGATAGTGGCCGCCTGTGTCCTCATCGACGCCCAAGAGGACGCCGAGGCCAGAGCGGCCCGACGGAGGGCCTCGGACGCTGAGGGCACGGAGCAGCTGATAGCCAAGGCAGAGCCTTGTAATGGACCTTTCTATAGCTTGGACCTACCGCCCGCAAAGGTGCCCGATAAGGGCGGTGGGCAGGAGGTGGTGACAGTCGCCGAGGTGGTCGCCCTGCCGAATGGACCTAATACGCCACGGCCACCTTTACCCTTGCCAGTTTCGCCGACGGAGACTTCCTCGAGTCTCTCGTCGCCGCCCCTCAAAGTGGCCGTCCGCCAGAAAAAGAAGAGGAAGAACAGCAGTAGCACGTTCAGTTTCCTGAGCCCCCTCTTCGACGTGCCCTCCCCGCAGGACATCCAGATCCTGGACCCGGACGGATGCACGCCGGACGCCGGATTCAGCCTCGAGATGGACGTCCTCAACACCATCAAGTGCCACCCACCGCCGCGACTCCAGCTGGAACCCCGCTACCTGGCGTCCATCGAGAGCGACGGACTCTCGGACAGTGACACGGCTGAGACCGAGTTCAGCGGCAGCCTCAAGGGCAGATTCTGCTCGGAGGGGCAGGACATGCCCCTGCTGGGCAGGTGCAGTCCTCCCTCCTCGCCCGAGTACCCCATGGAACCTTTGCTCAAGAGGGACCGGACGGGTCTGCGCAGGTTCCAGCTAATGCGACAGGTGCCCCACAACTCGCGGACGCTCTTCGACGGGCCCTCGTCTGAGGGGGGCTCCAGATAG